ATAGTGATATGCATGCGGATGAGACGTACACCTTTAATTTGAATAGCCTACTACATATCTTTCATAGGGTGTGGAAGTGGAAGGAGTCGGAGCGATGTGAGTCCCGCAGGGTATGGCTCGAATGTTTCGGTGTTCCGTTGTCCGCTTGGTCTGCCGATACCTTCAAAAGGATAGGAAGCCAGTGGGGAGCAGTTGTTAGATATACAAAGGAGACTGAATTGTGTAGCATGCTCACAGCAGGCCGCGTACTGATTGATACGTGTGTCATGGAAGTTATTCAGGAAAGGGTCCATATTACTGTTGGATTGGGGGGGTACGACGTCTTGGTAAAGGAGATTGGTCTTGATGCATGCGACATGCCATATCATGGGACAATTACTGACATGGATATTGCCACCCAGGAGCTTGTGAGCCATGCTGCAACAAATCCGAGCTCGGAAACAAGTGTACGGCAGCACCTACAGCTAGACCTGGTAAGGACGGATGACTAAGATGAGGGGTTGATGATGATGGTGCCACAGAAAGAGGAGAACGATAGGGACAGAGTAGTAATTTCTCACGATATTTTGAATGAGTGGATTAAATGCAGTGCAAATCAAAATCGCGGAGTTTTAGCAACGTACCAATCTGTTGATGGCTATAATCAAGGAATCACTGATTTTGGAGGAGGAAACGGTGCTACTTATGAGACTGACTCGGAAAAAATAGTAACGTGTGAGTATGACCCGATAGGTAATGGTTTGAAAATGTTTAATGGGCTGAATGGAGGTACTACATTTGGAAAACAAAAAACGAGGATTGGGCCAAGGAATGCTGGGCCAAGTGAAGCACACAACTCTGAAGGGAAGGAAGGGATTCAATTGGGCCTAGGTTCACAGGTGGGTGGGCATGACCCAGCTGGGGAGGGGGGGTCGATGCTTCTCCTGCCTCCTGTGCCTACTGGCTTGGCCGCGGGGAGCACCTTCAGAGGGTTCGCTACTCCATGTATTGGAGATGGCAACAAGGGGAACGGCGGCTCGTAGATCTGGGAGAGCGCGCGGTACACAGCGATGGGAACGCTGGAGATGGGGTTTTCATTGAGGCTGGGCGCCGCGGTGGAGAGACTGAGGAGATGGAGTCGATACTTCGCCTCTCTCCTGCGCAGCAACCTACGGACCTGGTTGAGGGGAGCCCTGTCCGAGAGCACGCTGTCCCCTGCCTTGGATATGAACACAGTGGAAATAGGAGGCTTGCAGACCCGGGAATCCTTAGCCGTCGAAGCGCTGTGTCCGCTGGAGATGGGGGTTCTGCCAAGGCTGGGCCTGCCAATGGTGAGGGTCGTTCGGTTGGCCATGTTGTGCGTGAAGGAACAAGTGGCGGTGCGATAAGGCGGGTGGCTGAGGCAGATGCAATTGGGAAGCGGCAGGATGCTGTGGTGGAAGGCGAGCGCCACGCGGTCCAGGACCCATAAATTGATGCGATGTCAGGGTGTGGGGAACTTGATGGAAACCATATTTGGCTAAGGAATGGTCGAGTGCGGGTTCTGAATAGAGGTGAAGACAGTGGGATTATTGGATGGACGGTAGACGGTTGTGGAGGCGGTGGACCAGAGCACGGTGACGGCGAGCAAGGGGACGGAGATAGTGACTATCAGTGCCTAGAGGAACAGATTTTGGAGAACAAGTTGACTTGGGAGTTGGCAAGAGAATCAGGGGCTATGCTATGCAATGAAGAGGACGACATAATGGCTATTCTATAGGTACAGAATGAAGAAATAGCACGGAAGAAGAAAGTGGCAAAACAAAAGGCAAAGATGAGGAGGTGTAGACCGAAAACTACAAAGCAAGTGTGTAAAAATAGTTATAAATGAATTTCAGTTCTTAGAATGTTAGGGGATTAAGGGGGGACGGAAAGCTGAGAATGGTGAAGGAGCTAAAAAAGAAACATAACTTGAGTTTGGTTGGGTTGATTGAGACTAAAAGACAGGTTGTGACAAGATTTGATATTGGGAGGATTTGGGGGAATAGTGGGGCGGGATGGGAATATGTGGGGTCGGATGGTGCGTCCGGTGGTCTTTTGATGATTTGGGATGAAGctttttttaaactaaataaCTGTTATAAGGGGAAATGTAGTTATGCGTCGAAGGTGTTGTGCTGAAAAATGGATTCAATTATGCCTTTTTCTTGGTCTATGGTGCACATAGTAGAGAAGAGAAGAGTCATGTGTGGGAGGAATTGAGCTACATTGCTGGCCTATGTCAGGTTCCTTCTTGTTTCATGGGGGATTTTAATGAGATTGTGTCTGTCGAGGAATGGAAAGGGACTGTTAGTTTACCACTGTCTGCAGATGATTTTAGGGGTTGGATCCAAGACATGCACCTAGTGGATTTGCCACTTACTGATCGCAAGTTTACGTGGTTCCGTGGCCGTTCATGCAATCGAATTGATAGAGCTATGGTGAGTGTAGAATGGCTAAAGGAGTTCCCTGAGACCCGATTGAGGGGCGGACCACGGGGCATGTCAGATCACTCTCCACTCATTGTGGAAGATGGAAAGATGAGGGGAGGGCCGAGGCCTTTTCGAAGTCTTGATTCATGGTTTACACATGAAGGTTTTCTTAGGATGGTTAAGGAGGAATGGAGAAGTTTGGGGGAGCTGGGGTTCACAGATAAGTTGAAGGCGTTAAGGGGCCCCCTGGGGAGATGGCATAAGGAGAATTTTGGTGATATGGACAAGAAGATCTCGAAGTATGAGGACGAGATTAAAAAGGTGGATAATATGGTAAGTAATGGAGTGTATGATGGAACTCTCGAGACTAGGAGGAAGGTGTTAGTTACTTGCTGTGAGAGGTGGTATGTCAGGAAAGAGGTTCATTGGAAGCAAATGTCTCGATCTCGGCAAGCAAAGGATATGGACAGGAACACAAGATACTTCCACCATATAGCATCAGCAAGACGGAGGAATAATCGGATTGATACTCTGATAGTCAATGGCAGACTGGTAAGGAATCAAGCTAGGATCAAGTTAGCGATTAAGGAGTTCTATAAAGATCTGTATCATCAGGAGAGATCTCTAGTAGAAAGGATAGATGAGGAAGAGTCTGCAACCTTGGAGGCGCTGCCATCAGCTGAGGAAATAAGAGAGGCAGTGTGGGATTGTGAGTCATCGAAGGCGCCAGGCTGTGATGGGTACAATATGAACTTCATAAAGAGGTGCTGGGATGAGATTGTGGTTGAATTTACGGCAGCAGTGATGAAGTTCTTTTAGACAGCCAGGCTACCGGCAGATTCCAACATTACATGGGTGGCGTTGGCCCCTAAGTTTGTTGGCGCCTAGGAGATTAAAGACTTCAGACCGATTAGTATGGTTGGATGTGTGTACAAGGTTATTTCGAAGGTCTTAGTGAGAAGGATGAGAGTAGTGATGCCAAAGTTGGTAGGGGAGACTCAGAGTGCTTTCGTGAAGGGTAGGAAAATCCACGATGGGGCTCTCATAGCGTGTGAAACAGTGCACTGGCTTAAAAGGAGAAAAAAGGAGGCAGTGATAATCAAGTTGGATTTTCAAAAAGCGTATGACAGGGTCAAGTAGAGCTTTGTGGATATTGTGCTGCAAAAAATGGGATTTGGTCACAGGTGGAGGGAGTGGATTATGGAGTGTGTGACCACAGCTTCTATGTCGGTCCTAATTAATGGGTCACCATCAAAACTGTTTAAGATGGAAAGGGGATTGAGGCAAGGTGACCCGCTCTCTCCATTCCTTTTTGTGTTGGTTGTGGATGTTCTGCATAGAATGGTTGGTGAGGCAGTCAGGAACGGACGTATTTCTCCTTTGGTGGTTGGTCAAGATAGGGTGGAGCTTTCACACCTCCAGTTTGCTGATGATACAGTTCTGTTCTGTCCACCTGAAGATGCGACAATGAAGAACTACAAGCGACTTTTGCGTTGGTTTGAGTTGATGTCATGGCTCAGTATTAATTTCGAAAAGTCCAGTTTGATTCCTATCAACTGTGAAGAGCAGTGGGTGCGCAGCATGTGTAGGATGTGGGGTTGTAAGGAAGATGCCCTCCCTGTGAAATACCTCGGAGTCCCTTTAGGAGCCAATCCGAGGCTGGTAAAGACATGGAAGCCCATCATTGATAAAGTGGAAGAGAAGCTAAGCCTGTGGAAGGCGAAGGTGCTAACCAAAGGTGGAAAGTTACTGCTCATCAAATCAGTTTTGAATAGATGCTGACAGCAGTTGCTGACAAGTTGATTTCCTTGCAGAGAAGATTCCTATGAAGTAAGGAGGATGGAAGGAATGGTATGGCATTGGTAAAATGGGAGTTGGTGCAGGCCCCGAAAAAGCTAGGCGGTCTGGGAGTCGGGGATGCTATGCTTCGTAGTGCTGCCTTGTTGTTTAAGTGGTGGTGGCGCTTTTCCAAGGAGGACTGCCCGCTTTGGAAGAAGGTGGTCTGTTCCTGTAATAATCTGAGACCGAATGAGTTACTGTCCACCCAAGTACTGCCTACTAGAggaggactctgaagaggaagctaagggaagctaaggcacaactctctggggAGGACCTTACAGAacttttcgaaaaagaagaagacatggccgaacccaacaacaatggtggagatgcaaggaagatgcttggtgactttgtTGCACCCTCTTctgacttctatggaagaagcatctcaattcttgcaattggagcaaacaactttgagcttaagcctcaattactttctctaatgcagcagaattgcaagtttcatggaattctattggaagatcctcattagtttttagctgaatttttgcaaatctgtgacactgttaagaccaatggggttaatcccgaggtctacaggcttatgcttttcctttttgctgtaagagacagagctaggacatg
This sequence is a window from Arachis stenosperma cultivar V10309 chromosome 10, arast.V10309.gnm1.PFL2, whole genome shotgun sequence. Protein-coding genes within it:
- the LOC130956971 gene encoding uncharacterized protein LOC130956971; its protein translation is MVKELKKKHNLSLVGLIETKRQVVTRFDIGRIWGNSGAGWEYLCVEGVVLKNGFNYAFFLVYGAHSREEKSHVWEELSYIAGLCQVPSCFMGDFNEIVSVEEWKGTVSLPLSADDFRGWIQDMHLVDLPLTDRKFTWFRGRSCNRIDRAMVSVEWLKEFPETRLRGGPRGMSDHSPLIVEDGKMRGGPRPFRSLDSWFTHEGFLRMVKEEWRSLGELGFTDKLKALRGPLGRWHKENFGDMDKKISKYEDEIKKVDNMVSNGVYDGTLETRRKVLVTCCERWYVRKEVHWKQMSRSRQAKDMDRNTRYFHHIASARRRNNRIDTLIVNGRLVRNQARIKLAIKEFYKDLYHQERSLVERIDEEESATLEALPSAEEIREAVWDCESSKAPGCDGYNMNFIKRCWDEIVVEFTAAVMKFF